From the genome of bacterium, one region includes:
- a CDS encoding DEAD/DEAH box helicase family protein, whose amino-acid sequence MTTPEPTTPLTLSPTPGTARRRGRRPARPRVRFEDKLVLFQWMLSLFEVDSFQKLADLLKQASLGFNEDNVSYYCQALQARIFEREHLSADLLLRYDQNIVRHWKQITEKRNRKGHILYPKYFQYLALLFTEIYLDRFFSDPSSLLADLNAQAEVLNADRARGDRVKPYNPEDLNKVALWCATGSGKTLLMHINILQYRHYLRLHGQEKSLNMTILLTPNEGLSRQHLAEFGLSGIKAELFAKEGGRLFGGRDVEIIDIHKLKEETGPKTVAVESFEGNNLVLVDEGHSGASSTDLGHWMTMRRSLCAHGFSFEYSATFGQAVGKHRQENLEQLYAKCIILDYSYKFFYRDGYGKEYRILNLADDSDEAIRLRYLTASLLAFYQQQKLYADRKHELRPFLLERPLWVFVGHSVNAVSKESGRDVSDVLDILLFLSYFVRHREQVEEYLGQLLQGRSGILDRHGTDTFSNVFTYLYSLNTSPQDLYNDVLKVLFNASSAGSIHIENLKGTGGEIAVRVGDNEPFGLIYVGDAPKLCKLCEDHTELVVQSQEFSGSLFHSLNEGDSTIKVLIGSRKFTEGWNSWRVSTMGLMNVGRKKGVEIIQLFGRGVRLKGHNLTLKRSSQVPGLKAPRHTELLETLNIFGIRANYMKQFKEYLEEEGLPTEDQRDEIILPVIKNLGTKRLKMIRLPKELDFKRDGPKPTLGLSDNGANRCRVFLDWYPKVQAMASKRIRQPLELAKKNEASFSRKHTAFMNLEEIFFELQRYKNEKTWFNLNLRMESLKVLLEDPSWYQLYIPAEELEFTDFDRIRRWQEIATTLLKKYCDRYYKLCRQEWESKHLEYIELSEDDPNFIEQYRFLVEQSRQDIVEKLLELKGYIEQGHLRELEFQGLSVITFSNHLYEPLVYVTGGLVEVRPVVLQNEGERDFVLDLRKFCNAKREFFEGKELYLLRNMSRGRGIGFFEAGNFHPDFIMWLVNGDKQHIAFIDPKGLRNLEGPNDPKIAFYKTVKRLKEQPQLADPHVILSSFIIASTPYNIIKWWGLTKSELEERNVLFQRDNRDTYISNLLGKLTSPQPAFARMEISPLKPM is encoded by the coding sequence ATGACCACACCTGAACCAACTACGCCTCTAACGCTCTCGCCAACGCCTGGGACCGCACGGCGACGCGGCCGCCGGCCCGCTCGTCCGAGAGTCAGGTTCGAGGACAAGCTCGTCCTTTTCCAGTGGATGCTGAGCCTGTTCGAGGTCGATTCCTTCCAGAAGCTCGCAGACCTTCTTAAACAAGCATCCCTGGGCTTCAATGAGGACAACGTCTCCTACTACTGCCAGGCCCTTCAAGCCCGGATATTTGAGCGCGAGCACTTATCGGCGGACCTGCTTCTCCGATATGACCAGAACATCGTCCGCCACTGGAAGCAGATAACTGAGAAGCGCAACCGGAAGGGGCACATCCTCTATCCCAAATACTTCCAATACTTGGCCTTGCTTTTCACGGAGATATATCTCGACCGGTTCTTTTCAGACCCCTCGTCATTGCTCGCAGATTTGAACGCGCAGGCCGAGGTGCTTAACGCTGATCGGGCCAGAGGCGACAGGGTGAAGCCCTACAATCCCGAGGACCTGAATAAGGTAGCATTGTGGTGTGCGACGGGCTCCGGCAAGACGCTTTTGATGCATATTAACATCCTCCAATACAGGCACTATCTGAGACTGCACGGTCAGGAGAAAAGCCTCAACATGACGATACTCCTGACACCCAATGAGGGCCTTTCACGACAGCATCTTGCGGAATTCGGGCTCTCGGGAATCAAAGCCGAGCTCTTCGCCAAAGAAGGCGGTCGCCTCTTCGGCGGAAGGGACGTGGAGATCATCGACATCCACAAACTGAAAGAGGAAACTGGCCCGAAGACGGTGGCGGTCGAGAGCTTCGAGGGCAACAACTTGGTGCTTGTTGACGAGGGCCACAGCGGGGCCAGCAGCACCGACCTCGGCCATTGGATGACCATGAGAAGAAGCCTCTGCGCGCACGGCTTCTCGTTTGAGTATTCAGCCACGTTCGGCCAGGCGGTCGGCAAGCATCGTCAGGAGAACTTAGAGCAGCTATATGCGAAGTGCATCATCTTGGATTACTCCTACAAGTTTTTCTACCGCGATGGCTACGGCAAGGAATACCGCATCCTCAACCTCGCGGACGACTCCGACGAGGCGATAAGGCTGAGGTATCTGACGGCAAGCCTGCTGGCCTTTTATCAGCAGCAGAAGCTCTATGCGGACAGGAAGCATGAGCTGCGCCCATTCCTACTTGAACGCCCGTTGTGGGTCTTTGTGGGGCACAGCGTCAACGCCGTCAGCAAAGAAAGTGGCCGGGATGTCTCTGATGTCCTGGATATCCTGCTATTCCTCTCATACTTCGTCAGGCACCGAGAGCAGGTTGAGGAGTACCTCGGACAGCTCCTTCAGGGCCGCTCAGGCATTCTTGACAGGCATGGCACGGATACCTTCTCAAACGTGTTCACTTACCTATACTCGCTCAACACGTCACCGCAGGACCTCTACAATGACGTCCTAAAGGTTCTCTTCAATGCGAGCTCCGCCGGCTCGATACATATCGAGAACCTGAAGGGCACCGGCGGCGAGATCGCAGTCCGGGTGGGAGACAACGAGCCATTCGGCTTAATCTACGTGGGGGACGCGCCTAAGCTCTGCAAGCTCTGTGAGGACCACACGGAGCTCGTAGTCCAGTCACAGGAGTTCTCGGGTTCTCTATTCCACTCGCTCAATGAGGGAGATTCCACGATCAAGGTGCTCATCGGCTCCAGAAAGTTCACTGAGGGCTGGAACAGCTGGCGAGTCAGCACCATGGGCCTCATGAATGTCGGCAGGAAGAAGGGCGTTGAGATCATACAGCTCTTCGGTCGCGGAGTTCGACTCAAGGGCCACAACCTCACGCTGAAGCGGAGCAGTCAGGTGCCCGGCTTGAAAGCGCCTCGCCATACTGAGCTCCTCGAGACACTAAACATCTTTGGCATTCGAGCGAACTACATGAAACAGTTCAAGGAGTATCTCGAGGAAGAGGGGCTACCGACTGAGGATCAGAGAGACGAGATAATCCTCCCGGTGATAAAGAACCTCGGCACGAAGAGGCTGAAGATGATCCGCCTTCCAAAGGAGCTCGACTTCAAGAGAGACGGGCCGAAGCCAACCCTTGGTCTTTCTGATAACGGCGCGAATAGATGCAGAGTTTTTCTTGATTGGTATCCCAAAGTTCAGGCAATGGCCAGTAAACGCATCCGCCAGCCTCTCGAGCTCGCCAAGAAGAATGAGGCATCCTTTTCCCGGAAGCACACAGCGTTTATGAACCTCGAGGAGATCTTCTTTGAGCTTCAGCGCTACAAGAATGAGAAGACCTGGTTCAACCTAAATCTCCGAATGGAAAGCCTCAAAGTTCTGCTCGAGGACCCGTCCTGGTATCAGCTCTACATCCCCGCCGAGGAGCTTGAGTTTACGGACTTCGACAGGATTCGACGGTGGCAGGAGATCGCGACAACATTGCTCAAGAAATACTGCGATCGCTACTACAAGCTTTGCAGACAGGAGTGGGAGAGCAAGCACCTGGAGTACATCGAACTGAGCGAGGACGACCCCAACTTCATAGAGCAATACCGGTTTCTCGTTGAGCAGTCGAGACAGGACATCGTTGAGAAGCTTCTGGAATTGAAGGGTTATATTGAGCAAGGCCATCTGCGCGAACTCGAATTCCAGGGCCTTTCGGTAATCACGTTCAGCAACCACCTCTACGAGCCCTTGGTCTATGTAACGGGTGGCCTGGTTGAGGTCAGACCCGTAGTCCTTCAGAACGAGGGTGAGAGGGATTTCGTCCTCGACCTGCGCAAGTTCTGCAACGCGAAGCGAGAGTTCTTTGAAGGCAAGGAGCTCTATCTCCTGCGTAACATGAGCCGCGGGAGGGGGATAGGTTTCTTTGAGGCGGGCAATTTCCATCCCGATTTCATCATGTGGCTTGTCAATGGCGACAAGCAACACATAGCCTTCATTGACCCCAAAGGACTGCGCAATCTTGAGGGCCCCAATGATCCCAAGATCGCGTTCTACAAGACGGTCAAACGTCTGAAGGAACAGCCCCAGCTCGCCGATCCGCACGTAATACTCAGCTCCTTCATCATAGCAAGCACGCCATACAACATCATCAAATGGTGGGGCCTGACCAAATCCGAGCTCGAGGAGCGCAATGTCCTGTTCCAGAGGGATAATAGGGACACCTATATCTCGAATCTCCTGGGTAAACTTACTTCGCCCCAACCGGCGTTCGCCAGGATGGAGATCAGCCCGCTAAAACCGATGTAG